The Neobacillus sp. OS1-2 genome includes a window with the following:
- a CDS encoding MFS transporter: MNKPKLWSKDFISVSLSNFFLFLTFYILLVTLPSYAMDELHSSSSVAGLMTTVFLLSAIVSRPLAGQWLESKGHKKVLLIALVLFAGASLLYFFPTSIIGFLVVRLVHGIGFGMATTAVGTIVADIIPVSRRGEGMGYFVMSTNMAMVIGPFVGLLAIQQWGSSILFILSVVVAVGSLLTGLSVGIKKPVKPAEKAISSSFSFRNLFEASAVPIALVGSFMAIVYSALLSFVSIYANQIHLANVASLFFVVYAIVLLLSRPFTGKWLDQYGPNVISFPCIALFAIGMLVLSQSTGAGTFLLSAGLIGLGWGTLFPTFQTIAIQDAEPRKRGLATATFLSIYDTGIALGSFIVGIIAVKMDYSTLYFFCSFYILIGMVLYYFLHTKKQRPADSVKEQTTLHDA, from the coding sequence ATGAATAAACCAAAACTTTGGAGCAAAGATTTTATCAGCGTTTCTTTAAGTAACTTTTTTCTGTTTTTAACCTTTTACATCCTACTCGTGACATTACCATCGTACGCAATGGATGAGTTACATAGCAGTTCTTCTGTTGCAGGGCTTATGACAACAGTATTTTTGCTGTCCGCCATCGTTTCACGTCCGCTTGCTGGGCAATGGCTTGAAAGTAAAGGACACAAGAAAGTGCTATTAATTGCCCTCGTTTTATTTGCCGGCGCTTCCCTTTTATACTTTTTTCCAACATCAATTATTGGATTTCTAGTTGTCCGTTTAGTACACGGGATTGGCTTCGGGATGGCGACAACAGCTGTTGGTACAATCGTAGCTGATATCATTCCAGTCTCACGACGCGGAGAAGGAATGGGCTATTTCGTGATGTCAACAAATATGGCAATGGTTATCGGGCCATTTGTTGGGTTACTGGCCATCCAACAGTGGGGATCTTCTATTCTTTTTATCCTTAGTGTCGTTGTGGCGGTTGGTTCTTTACTTACCGGTTTAAGTGTTGGGATTAAGAAACCAGTAAAACCTGCTGAAAAAGCCATTTCTTCCTCATTTTCATTTAGAAATCTTTTCGAGGCTTCTGCCGTTCCGATTGCCCTGGTAGGCAGCTTCATGGCCATTGTTTATTCTGCCCTGCTTTCATTCGTGTCGATATATGCAAATCAAATTCATTTAGCAAATGTTGCAAGTCTGTTCTTTGTGGTCTATGCCATTGTTTTATTATTATCAAGACCATTTACAGGAAAGTGGCTCGATCAATATGGTCCAAATGTCATTTCCTTCCCCTGTATTGCACTTTTTGCCATTGGTATGCTTGTTTTAAGCCAAAGCACTGGGGCTGGCACCTTCTTATTATCTGCTGGATTGATTGGCTTGGGCTGGGGAACACTCTTTCCTACCTTTCAAACCATTGCCATCCAAGATGCTGAACCTAGAAAGAGAGGTCTGGCAACAGCAACCTTTTTATCCATATATGATACCGGTATTGCACTAGGTTCATTCATTGTCGGGATCATCGCGGTTAAAATGGATTACAGTACGTTATACTTCTTTTGTTCCTTCTATATTTTAATTGGAATGGTGCTCTATTACTTCCTTCATACGAAGAAACAGCGTCCTGCTGATTCAGTGAAGGAACAAACGACCCTTCATGATGCGTAA
- a CDS encoding NAD(P)/FAD-dependent oxidoreductase — translation MFDVVIIGAGPTGASAALFTAKAGKKTLVIDNDKSVTKRAWIENHYGVAEITGPDLVETGKKQASKFGAEIVQATVTNVSKADNGFKVETDQGAYEAQHVIVATGMMADLAEKIGLTTKPGTEPRIKTILDVDAAGKTNINGIWGAGTIAGMSMHTIITAGDGAKVAINVISELNGERYVDHDVLKA, via the coding sequence ATGTTTGATGTAGTAATTATTGGTGCCGGCCCTACCGGTGCAAGTGCTGCTTTATTTACGGCGAAAGCTGGAAAGAAAACCTTAGTCATTGATAATGATAAAAGTGTGACAAAGCGTGCATGGATTGAAAATCATTATGGTGTAGCTGAAATCACTGGTCCAGACCTTGTTGAAACAGGTAAAAAACAAGCGAGTAAATTTGGTGCCGAAATCGTTCAAGCCACTGTTACAAACGTTAGCAAAGCAGATAATGGCTTTAAGGTTGAAACCGATCAAGGCGCATATGAAGCACAGCACGTGATTGTAGCAACCGGCATGATGGCTGATCTTGCTGAAAAAATCGGCCTAACCACAAAGCCCGGTACTGAACCAAGAATTAAAACCATCCTTGATGTCGATGCAGCCGGAAAAACAAATATTAACGGAATCTGGGGCGCTGGCACTATCGCTGGTATGAGCATGCACACGATTATTACCGCCGGAGATGGCGCAAAAGTGGCCATCAATGTGATTAGTGAATTGAATGGTGAACGCTATGTTGACCATGATGTTTTAAAAGCGTAA
- a CDS encoding MDR family MFS transporter — protein sequence MIKKDNNLKLVVTGILLAILMSAMDNTIVATAMGTIVSDLGGFDKFIWVTSAYMVAVMAGMPIFGKLSDMYGRKRFFIFGLVVFLVGSALCGIAQTIVQLSIFRAIQGIGGGALMPIAFTIVFDIFPPDKRGKMTGLLGAVFGASSVLGPLLGAYITDYISWHWIFYVNVPIGIISLILIVRFYHESLTHSKQKIDWVGAITLVISVVSLMFALELGGKEYAWDSAQIIALFASFFVFIIAFFITEFKAAEPILPLWLFKKRLFATSQILAFLYGGTFIILTVFIPIFVQGVYGGTAKNAGLILTPMMLGSVAGSSVGGIFLTKTSYRNLMLISIVSYVIGMFFLGGMGVDTARWQLTLYMILVGFGVGFSFSLLPTASIHNLEPQYRGTANSTNSFLRSFGMTLGVTIFGTIQGNIFQDKLKAAFAGMQGGSNFKMGDPREIFQASERAKIPDFILSKIVHAMSDSITHAFLLALIPIALAAVTIFFMGNARVEVTKKESAKS from the coding sequence ATGATCAAAAAAGACAATAATCTTAAGCTTGTTGTTACGGGTATTTTACTAGCCATTCTTATGTCGGCCATGGATAATACGATCGTTGCAACGGCAATGGGAACCATCGTTTCCGACCTAGGCGGCTTTGACAAATTTATTTGGGTCACATCAGCCTATATGGTTGCCGTTATGGCCGGAATGCCTATATTCGGTAAACTCTCTGATATGTATGGCCGAAAACGCTTTTTTATTTTTGGATTAGTGGTATTTCTTGTTGGTTCTGCCCTTTGCGGAATTGCTCAAACGATTGTTCAATTAAGTATCTTCCGGGCGATTCAGGGGATTGGCGGCGGTGCCCTTATGCCGATTGCCTTTACCATCGTATTCGATATTTTCCCACCGGATAAACGTGGCAAGATGACCGGCTTACTTGGAGCTGTATTCGGGGCCTCCAGTGTATTAGGTCCGCTACTTGGGGCCTATATTACAGATTATATTAGCTGGCATTGGATTTTCTATGTGAATGTTCCAATTGGTATTATTTCGCTTATTTTAATTGTTCGTTTTTATCATGAATCATTAACCCATTCCAAGCAAAAAATTGACTGGGTCGGAGCGATTACGCTTGTTATTTCTGTAGTCAGTTTAATGTTTGCCCTTGAACTAGGCGGGAAGGAATACGCTTGGGATTCTGCGCAAATTATTGCTTTATTTGCTAGCTTTTTTGTCTTTATTATTGCCTTTTTCATCACCGAATTTAAGGCAGCTGAACCGATTTTGCCGCTTTGGCTGTTTAAGAAAAGATTGTTTGCGACCTCGCAAATCCTTGCCTTTCTTTATGGCGGTACCTTTATCATCTTAACCGTGTTTATTCCTATTTTTGTCCAGGGAGTTTACGGCGGTACCGCTAAAAATGCCGGCTTGATTTTGACACCGATGATGTTGGGATCTGTGGCCGGAAGTTCTGTTGGTGGAATCTTTTTAACCAAGACTTCTTATCGGAATCTAATGTTGATTTCGATTGTTTCTTACGTAATTGGAATGTTCTTCCTTGGAGGTATGGGCGTTGATACGGCCCGCTGGCAATTGACGCTTTATATGATTCTAGTGGGCTTTGGGGTAGGTTTTTCCTTTTCTTTATTGCCGACTGCATCGATTCATAATTTGGAGCCGCAATACCGGGGAACAGCTAACTCGACGAACTCTTTCCTTCGTTCGTTTGGGATGACCCTTGGGGTGACGATTTTCGGTACCATTCAGGGCAATATTTTTCAGGATAAATTGAAGGCTGCTTTCGCAGGCATGCAGGGTGGAAGTAATTTTAAGATGGGCGATCCTCGCGAAATTTTCCAAGCCAGTGAGCGTGCGAAGATTCCTGACTTTATCCTTTCTAAAATTGTTCATGCGATGTCGGATTCAATTACCCATGCCTTCTTGCTGGCATTGATTCCGATTGCTCTCGCCGCGGTCACCATCTTCTTTATGGGAAATGCCCGGGTTGAGGTGACGAAAAAGGAATCTGCTAAAAGCTAA
- a CDS encoding pirin family protein gives MSNIFQRGIDRIWTVQHQQNSPIHMAGMVLDPSKMIESDPFLLLAEDFFKKGTFDFHPHRGIETVTYVIDGKLEHYDNKAGKGELVPGDVQWMTAGRGVIHIEDPAEGETVHSLQLWVNLPREHKMAEPRYQNLRAQDMPVREAEGALIRIFSGSSGGIQSNTKNYVPVTMVEINLEEGASISQDLPGDYNGFIYILEGKGQFGKNKTVAEKGQVLSLEKSEAGQSSEVAIKAEERLRVLLYAGRPLNEPIVARGPFVMNTEEEIRQAYRDYMDGKFAE, from the coding sequence ATGAGCAATATTTTTCAAAGAGGTATTGACCGCATTTGGACGGTGCAGCACCAGCAAAATAGTCCGATCCATATGGCGGGGATGGTGCTGGATCCAAGCAAGATGATAGAATCTGATCCTTTCCTCCTCTTGGCTGAGGATTTTTTTAAAAAAGGTACCTTTGATTTTCACCCGCACCGCGGCATTGAGACGGTCACCTATGTGATTGATGGGAAACTCGAGCATTACGATAATAAAGCGGGAAAAGGTGAGCTTGTTCCTGGTGATGTTCAGTGGATGACTGCGGGACGTGGTGTGATTCATATTGAGGATCCTGCAGAAGGGGAGACCGTTCATTCGTTACAGCTTTGGGTCAATCTGCCAAGGGAACACAAAATGGCGGAACCTCGCTACCAAAATCTTCGTGCCCAGGACATGCCGGTGAGGGAAGCAGAAGGGGCATTAATCCGTATCTTCTCCGGTTCATCAGGTGGAATTCAATCCAATACGAAAAACTATGTACCGGTAACGATGGTGGAAATCAACCTTGAGGAAGGAGCATCAATCAGCCAAGACCTTCCTGGAGACTATAATGGATTCATCTATATTTTAGAAGGAAAAGGCCAGTTTGGTAAAAATAAGACAGTAGCGGAAAAGGGACAGGTTCTTTCGCTTGAAAAAAGTGAGGCGGGACAAAGCAGTGAGGTTGCCATTAAGGCAGAAGAAAGACTCAGAGTGTTGTTATATGCGGGGAGACCTTTAAATGAGCCGATTGTGGCCAGGGGTCCATTTGTCATGAACACTGAAGAAGAAATACGTCAAGCGTATCGTGATTATATGGACGGAAAGTTTGCGGAATAA
- a CDS encoding cytosolic protein has product MKSFVVGFHQEDNVDSMQIQKLNQEEFDKATAGGTRHLFELDTNIGFFVFFDAEDADGDLSYMVLQYEEDNEEPVACFSFQLKDFYEFMALFLNDLEFNEETNEEEEEYGPIHHLAHLLFHIVEEGKDLEV; this is encoded by the coding sequence ATGAAATCATTTGTTGTCGGATTCCATCAGGAAGATAATGTAGATAGCATGCAAATTCAAAAACTTAATCAGGAAGAGTTTGATAAGGCAACAGCGGGCGGTACGAGACATTTATTTGAACTCGACACCAACATTGGCTTTTTTGTCTTTTTCGATGCGGAGGATGCCGATGGTGACCTCTCCTACATGGTCTTGCAATATGAAGAGGACAATGAAGAGCCAGTTGCCTGCTTTTCATTCCAACTGAAGGACTTTTACGAATTTATGGCGCTTTTCTTAAATGACCTGGAATTTAATGAAGAAACAAACGAAGAGGAAGAAGAATACGGCCCAATCCATCATTTGGCACACCTCTTGTTCCATATTGTTGAAGAAGGCAAGGATCTTGAGGTATAA